From a single Schistosoma mansoni strain Puerto Rico chromosome 4, complete genome genomic region:
- a CDS encoding carbonic anhydrase-related: MAKSLNAVWQESSWDSTWDTWWHYKEGVIGGPSHWGQTALMAITNDVWSACYQGKMQSPINISTKHLIDVEIVNTGQDLQMKILDSTTIIVFSEGPLVYDYRLFGAIIKFGSKSSRGSDHQIDGISFPAELQLYAFNYILYPNFSVALSKPNGLAVLSIFCQVGNRSSADLEAIFSIADHVQLKGQFKKLHGLLLDAIIPSTVHYMTYQGSLPFPACYETVTWIILNQPVIITETQLKSLRQLRISSFWESGRMADNYRIIQKINRRSVRTNIDFEQTQPYCSMQSRRSYIVSKKTVEN, encoded by the exons ATGGCAA AGTCACTTAATGCTGTGTGGCAAGAAAGTTCATGGGATTCAACGTGGGATACATGGTGGCATTACAAAGAAGGCGTAATAGGAG GTCCAAGTCACTGGGGGCAGACGGCGCTCATGGCTATTACTAATGACGTTTGGTCAGCTTGCTATCAAGGAAAAATGCAATCACCGATCAACATCTCTACAAAGCATTTA ATTGACGTGGAGATAGTGAATACTGGACAGgatttacaaatgaagattCTTGATTCAACAACGATAATTGTATTCAGTGAAGGACCATTAGTATACGACTACAGACTGTTTGGTGCTATTATAAAATTTGGTTCAAAATCAAGTCGTGGTTCAGATCATCAAATTGATGGTATTTCATTCCCGGCGGAG CTACAACTATATGCATTCAATTACATTTTATATCCAAATTTTTCTGTTGCGCTATCTAAGCCGAATGGGTTGGCTGTATTGTCTATCTTCTGTCAA GTTGGCAATCGGTCGTCAGCTGATTTGGAAGCTATATTTTCTATAGCAGATCATGTGCAGTTGAAAG GGCAGTTTAAAAAGCTTCACGGTTTGTTATTGGATGCAATAATACCAtcaactgttcactatatgacATATCAAGGTTCCTTACCTTTTCCAGCTTGTTATGAAACAGTCACTTGGATTATACTCAATCAACCAGTTATAATCACGGAAACACAG TTAAAATCTCTTCGTCAGCTTCGAATTTCTTCATTTTGGGAATCTGGTAGAATGGCTGATAATTATCGAATAATTCAGAAAATTAACAGGCGCTCAGTAAGAACAAATATTGACTTTGAACAAACT CAACCATACTGTTCAATGCAATCTAGACGATCTTACATTG TATCAAAGAAAACTGTTGAAAACTAA